One segment of Neodiprion fabricii isolate iyNeoFabr1 chromosome 1, iyNeoFabr1.1, whole genome shotgun sequence DNA contains the following:
- the LOC124176224 gene encoding uncharacterized protein LOC124176224, translated as MSTFGAITEKELDYILQHDGLIPLDLSDSVRKLPDLPETSIPEIEDANLFKKPTLPPMQQIQTETTGLLEGQGVDQSLLEIQENASEQLPEPPQEVALTPTKRTRSSPGIDGHKTPTKKRRELDTEPGSVLTPVPPRIEQPSDSFTLQSLITDGQEGKKTNQRSKRSKIIDEITQIPPPRLDIFIQSVRNDIIQLPKQTANKLLTTPSTNSRHWGKGLLDLYESMLLNPMSHSAVESIANPEVVLGPVSAIHTTTDVTADGLLIHGTLLENTSKTNGTKTFEQISIDQTIQMPPTESWPINVTNDFSQPLPETSVKEPHATSKMISDHPHSEIIKTVYGDWLENGEDGNFRVPLMDKGIERSPTVEVRVARYQSRSSKTSSASTILSTANLVKSNLLGYLHAFWSTNQVLTFKDLVPLSTSTKKDAIRMFSSLLELHKSKQVKLLQAEPYGHIYIQEYSMY; from the exons ATGTCAACTTTTGGCGCAATAACCGAAAAGGAGCTGGACTATATACTTCAGCACGATGGATTAATACCTTT GGATTTATCAGATTCAGTTAGGAAGTTACCTGATCTACCTGAAACTTCCATACCAGAAATTGAAGATGCAAACCTTTTCAAAAAACCAACCCTTCCGCCTATGCAGCAAATCCAAACTGAAACTACAGGTTTGCTAGAAGGCCAAGGAGTAGATCAATCGCTACTCGAAATACAAG AAAATGCATCTGAACAATTACCTGAACCACCTCAGGAAGTTGCTTTGACACCAACTAAACGCACCCGATCGTCACCTGGTATTGATGGCCACAAAACACCCACCAAGAAAAGACGC GAATTGGATACTGAACCTGGTAGTGTCTTGACACCAGTACCGCCTCGAATTGAGCAACCAAGTGACAGTTTTACTCTGCAATCATTGATCACTGATGGTCAAGAGggcaaaaaaacaaaccagCGTTCTAAGAGGAGTAAAATCATTGATGAAATTACTCAGATACCACCTCCCAGACTGGacattttcattcaatcg gTCCGTAATGATATAATTCAACTCCCAAAGCAAACTGCCAATAAATTGCTCACGACCCCATCAACGAACTCAAGACACTGGGGGAAAGGATTACTCGATTTGTACGAAAGCATGTTGTTGAACCCTATGAGTCATAGTG CTGTAGAATCGATAGCGAACCCAGAAGTGGTACTTGGACCAGTCTCTGCAATTCACACAACTACAGATGTCACTGCGGATGGACTCCTGATTCATGGAACATTGTTGGAAAACACGTCAAAAACTAACGGAACTAAAacttttgaacaaatttcaattgacCAGACCATTCAGATGCCCCCAACTGAAAGCTGGCCAATCAATGTAACAAATGATTTTTCTCAACCGTTGCCGGAAACATCTGTGAAAGAGCCACACGCTACTTCGAAAATGATCAGCGATCATCCTCATTCAGAGATCATTAAGACCGTTTACGG TGATTGGTTGGAAAATGGGGAAGATGGCAATTTTAGAGTTCCGTTGATGGACAAAGGCATTGAAAGAAGTCCTACAGTAGAAGTCCGAGTGGCCAGATACCAATCCAGAAGCAGTAAGACTTCTTCCGc ATCAACTATCCTGTCCACAGCCAATTTGGTAAAGTCCAATTTACTTGGATACCTTCATGCTTTCTGGTCAACCAATCAGGTCTTAACATTCAAAGATCTTGTCCCGCTTTCGACTAGTACGAAAAAAGATGCTATTCGAATGTTCTCGTCTCTACTTG AACTGCATAAATCAAAACAAGTGAAACTGCTTCAAGCTGAACCCTATGGACATATTTACATCCAGGAGTATTCTATGTactaa